Proteins encoded by one window of Cannabis sativa cultivar Pink pepper isolate KNU-18-1 chromosome 4, ASM2916894v1, whole genome shotgun sequence:
- the LOC115715284 gene encoding aspartyl protease family protein 1 isoform X1 codes for MPLPLFPLGTKTVIVFSFLVLIWGFRSCHGRIFSFKMHHRFSEPVKKWSETSGAGKLSPPQNLPEKGSYEYYAALAHRDRLLRGRKLSEIDAPLAFSEGNSTFRLSNLGFLHYTTVKLGTPGMMFMVALDTGSDLFWVPCDCNRCAPTDGTTFSSDFQSNMYDPKGSSTSKKVTCNNTMCARRNRCLELGSCPYMVSYVSAETSTSGVLIEDVLHLKREDKYQELVEAYVTFGCGQVQSGSFLDVAAPNGLFGLGMEKISVPSILSREGFIANSFSMCFGQDGVGRISFGDKGSLDQEETPFNLNPSHPTYNISVTQIRVGTTLFDVDLAALFDSGTSFTYLVDPAYTKLAESVRKTVKCMLTIYGFVILLSHLHSIHILLQFHSQVHDTRRPSDSRIPFEYCYDMSVDVNSSLIPTLRLTMKGGSQFAVVDPIIVISTQNEIVYCLAVVKSAELNIIGQNFMTGYRVVFDREKLILGWKKFDCYDVDDYTNFSENPNSTNVPPAVAAGLSNNSTPKSTKEINKNKSNQTSSACTSYPHHTTPVNCFRVLILFSLILFTLSDFAGQFLALHVL; via the exons ATGCCATTGCCATTGTTTCCTTTAGGGACCAAAACCGTCATCGTTTTTTCCTtcttggttttgatctgggGTTTCCGGAGTTGCCATGGCCGCATCTTCAGCTTCAAGATGCACCATCGATTCTCAGAACCCGTCAAGAAGTGGTCAGAGACTTCCGGTGCCGGTAAGCTCTCTCCACCTCAAAATTTGCCGGAGAAGGGAAGCTACGAGTACTACGCCGCATTGGCCCACCGCGATCGCCTCCTCCGTGGCCGGAAGCTCTCCGAAATCGATGCGCCGCTTGCCTTCTCCGAAGGAAACTCAACCTTTAGGCTCAGCAATTTGGGATT TCTGCATTATACGACGGTCAAGTTGGGTACTCCGGGAATGATGTTCATGGTGGCTCTAGATACTGGAAGTGACCTATTTTGGGTGCCCTGTGACTGTAACCGATGTGCTCCTACTGATGGCACAACTTTTTCCTCT GATTTTCAGTCTAATATGTATGACCCCAAAGGCTCTTCAACAAGCAAAAAGGTTACTTGCAACAATACTATGTGTGCCCGTCGGAATCGTTGCCTTGAATTAGGCAGTTGCCCTTACATGGTCTCTTATGTCTCAGCAGAAACATCTACTTCTGGAGTATTGATAGAGGATGTCCTGCACTTGAAAAGGGAGGATAAATATCAGGAACTTGTTGAGGCATACGTCACTTTTGG TTGTGGACAGGTTCAAAGCGGTTCATTCCTTGATGTTGCAGCTCCCAATGGTTTATTTGGGCTTGGAATGGAGAAGATATCAGTACCTAGCATTTTATCGAGGGAAGGGTTTATAGCAAATTCTTTTTCCATGTGTTTTGGACAAGATGGGGTTGGAAGAATTAGTTTTGGTGACAAGGGCAGTCTCGATCAGGAAGAGACCCCATTTAATTTGAACCCATCAca TCCAACATACAATATCAGTGTTACCCAAATTCGAGTTGGAACAACTTTATTTGATGTGGATTTGGCAGCTCTTTTTGATTCAGGGACCTCGTTCACATATTTGGTTGACCCAGCCTATACAAAGCTTGCAGAAAGTGTAAGAAAAACAGTGAAATGCATGCTCACCATTTAtggttttgtaattttgctctCACACTTGCATTCCATTCATATTCTTTTGCAGTTTCATTCACAGGTTCATGATACACGACGTCCATCAGACTCAAGGATTCCTTTTGAATATTGTTATGATATGAG TGTTGATGTGAATTCTAGTTTGATTCCTACTCTGCGCTTAACTATGAAAGGTGGAAGTCAATTTGCTGTCGTTGATCCCATCATTGTCATCTCCACTCAG AATGAAATTGTATATTGCCTGGCAGTTGTCAAGAGTGCAGAACTGAATATAATTGGAC AGAACTTCATGACTGGCTATCGAGTGGTGTTTGATAGAGAGAAACTCATCTTGGGCTGGAAGAAATTCGATT GTTATGATGTTGATGACTATACTAATTTCTCTGAAAATCCCAATTCTACCAATGTGCCTCCTGCTGTTGCTGCAGGACTAAGCAATAATTCTACCCCAAAATCTACAAAGGAGATTAACAAGAACAAGAGTAATCAGACTTCAAGTGCATGTACATCTTATCCTCACCATACAACTCCCGTGAATTGCTTTAGAGTTCTCATCTTATTCTCTCTCATACTCTTTACATTGTCAGACTTTGCAGGCCAATTTTTAGCCCTTCATGTCTTATAG
- the LOC115715284 gene encoding aspartyl protease family protein 1 isoform X2, which produces MPLPLFPLGTKTVIVFSFLVLIWGFRSCHGRIFSFKMHHRFSEPVKKWSETSGAGKLSPPQNLPEKGSYEYYAALAHRDRLLRGRKLSEIDAPLAFSEGNSTFRLSNLGFLHYTTVKLGTPGMMFMVALDTGSDLFWVPCDCNRCAPTDGTTFSSDFQSNMYDPKGSSTSKKVTCNNTMCARRNRCLELGSCPYMVSYVSAETSTSGVLIEDVLHLKREDKYQELVEAYVTFGCGQVQSGSFLDVAAPNGLFGLGMEKISVPSILSREGFIANSFSMCFGQDGVGRISFGDKGSLDQEETPFNLNPSHPTYNISVTQIRVGTTLFDVDLAALFDSGTSFTYLVDPAYTKLAESFHSQVHDTRRPSDSRIPFEYCYDMSVDVNSSLIPTLRLTMKGGSQFAVVDPIIVISTQNEIVYCLAVVKSAELNIIGQNFMTGYRVVFDREKLILGWKKFDCYDVDDYTNFSENPNSTNVPPAVAAGLSNNSTPKSTKEINKNKSNQTSSACTSYPHHTTPVNCFRVLILFSLILFTLSDFAGQFLALHVL; this is translated from the exons ATGCCATTGCCATTGTTTCCTTTAGGGACCAAAACCGTCATCGTTTTTTCCTtcttggttttgatctgggGTTTCCGGAGTTGCCATGGCCGCATCTTCAGCTTCAAGATGCACCATCGATTCTCAGAACCCGTCAAGAAGTGGTCAGAGACTTCCGGTGCCGGTAAGCTCTCTCCACCTCAAAATTTGCCGGAGAAGGGAAGCTACGAGTACTACGCCGCATTGGCCCACCGCGATCGCCTCCTCCGTGGCCGGAAGCTCTCCGAAATCGATGCGCCGCTTGCCTTCTCCGAAGGAAACTCAACCTTTAGGCTCAGCAATTTGGGATT TCTGCATTATACGACGGTCAAGTTGGGTACTCCGGGAATGATGTTCATGGTGGCTCTAGATACTGGAAGTGACCTATTTTGGGTGCCCTGTGACTGTAACCGATGTGCTCCTACTGATGGCACAACTTTTTCCTCT GATTTTCAGTCTAATATGTATGACCCCAAAGGCTCTTCAACAAGCAAAAAGGTTACTTGCAACAATACTATGTGTGCCCGTCGGAATCGTTGCCTTGAATTAGGCAGTTGCCCTTACATGGTCTCTTATGTCTCAGCAGAAACATCTACTTCTGGAGTATTGATAGAGGATGTCCTGCACTTGAAAAGGGAGGATAAATATCAGGAACTTGTTGAGGCATACGTCACTTTTGG TTGTGGACAGGTTCAAAGCGGTTCATTCCTTGATGTTGCAGCTCCCAATGGTTTATTTGGGCTTGGAATGGAGAAGATATCAGTACCTAGCATTTTATCGAGGGAAGGGTTTATAGCAAATTCTTTTTCCATGTGTTTTGGACAAGATGGGGTTGGAAGAATTAGTTTTGGTGACAAGGGCAGTCTCGATCAGGAAGAGACCCCATTTAATTTGAACCCATCAca TCCAACATACAATATCAGTGTTACCCAAATTCGAGTTGGAACAACTTTATTTGATGTGGATTTGGCAGCTCTTTTTGATTCAGGGACCTCGTTCACATATTTGGTTGACCCAGCCTATACAAAGCTTGCAGAAAGT TTTCATTCACAGGTTCATGATACACGACGTCCATCAGACTCAAGGATTCCTTTTGAATATTGTTATGATATGAG TGTTGATGTGAATTCTAGTTTGATTCCTACTCTGCGCTTAACTATGAAAGGTGGAAGTCAATTTGCTGTCGTTGATCCCATCATTGTCATCTCCACTCAG AATGAAATTGTATATTGCCTGGCAGTTGTCAAGAGTGCAGAACTGAATATAATTGGAC AGAACTTCATGACTGGCTATCGAGTGGTGTTTGATAGAGAGAAACTCATCTTGGGCTGGAAGAAATTCGATT GTTATGATGTTGATGACTATACTAATTTCTCTGAAAATCCCAATTCTACCAATGTGCCTCCTGCTGTTGCTGCAGGACTAAGCAATAATTCTACCCCAAAATCTACAAAGGAGATTAACAAGAACAAGAGTAATCAGACTTCAAGTGCATGTACATCTTATCCTCACCATACAACTCCCGTGAATTGCTTTAGAGTTCTCATCTTATTCTCTCTCATACTCTTTACATTGTCAGACTTTGCAGGCCAATTTTTAGCCCTTCATGTCTTATAG
- the LOC115715284 gene encoding aspartyl protease family protein 1 isoform X3, giving the protein MMFMVALDTGSDLFWVPCDCNRCAPTDGTTFSSDFQSNMYDPKGSSTSKKVTCNNTMCARRNRCLELGSCPYMVSYVSAETSTSGVLIEDVLHLKREDKYQELVEAYVTFGCGQVQSGSFLDVAAPNGLFGLGMEKISVPSILSREGFIANSFSMCFGQDGVGRISFGDKGSLDQEETPFNLNPSHPTYNISVTQIRVGTTLFDVDLAALFDSGTSFTYLVDPAYTKLAESVRKTVKCMLTIYGFVILLSHLHSIHILLQFHSQVHDTRRPSDSRIPFEYCYDMSVDVNSSLIPTLRLTMKGGSQFAVVDPIIVISTQNEIVYCLAVVKSAELNIIGQNFMTGYRVVFDREKLILGWKKFDCYDVDDYTNFSENPNSTNVPPAVAAGLSNNSTPKSTKEINKNKSNQTSSACTSYPHHTTPVNCFRVLILFSLILFTLSDFAGQFLALHVL; this is encoded by the exons ATGATGTTCATGGTGGCTCTAGATACTGGAAGTGACCTATTTTGGGTGCCCTGTGACTGTAACCGATGTGCTCCTACTGATGGCACAACTTTTTCCTCT GATTTTCAGTCTAATATGTATGACCCCAAAGGCTCTTCAACAAGCAAAAAGGTTACTTGCAACAATACTATGTGTGCCCGTCGGAATCGTTGCCTTGAATTAGGCAGTTGCCCTTACATGGTCTCTTATGTCTCAGCAGAAACATCTACTTCTGGAGTATTGATAGAGGATGTCCTGCACTTGAAAAGGGAGGATAAATATCAGGAACTTGTTGAGGCATACGTCACTTTTGG TTGTGGACAGGTTCAAAGCGGTTCATTCCTTGATGTTGCAGCTCCCAATGGTTTATTTGGGCTTGGAATGGAGAAGATATCAGTACCTAGCATTTTATCGAGGGAAGGGTTTATAGCAAATTCTTTTTCCATGTGTTTTGGACAAGATGGGGTTGGAAGAATTAGTTTTGGTGACAAGGGCAGTCTCGATCAGGAAGAGACCCCATTTAATTTGAACCCATCAca TCCAACATACAATATCAGTGTTACCCAAATTCGAGTTGGAACAACTTTATTTGATGTGGATTTGGCAGCTCTTTTTGATTCAGGGACCTCGTTCACATATTTGGTTGACCCAGCCTATACAAAGCTTGCAGAAAGTGTAAGAAAAACAGTGAAATGCATGCTCACCATTTAtggttttgtaattttgctctCACACTTGCATTCCATTCATATTCTTTTGCAGTTTCATTCACAGGTTCATGATACACGACGTCCATCAGACTCAAGGATTCCTTTTGAATATTGTTATGATATGAG TGTTGATGTGAATTCTAGTTTGATTCCTACTCTGCGCTTAACTATGAAAGGTGGAAGTCAATTTGCTGTCGTTGATCCCATCATTGTCATCTCCACTCAG AATGAAATTGTATATTGCCTGGCAGTTGTCAAGAGTGCAGAACTGAATATAATTGGAC AGAACTTCATGACTGGCTATCGAGTGGTGTTTGATAGAGAGAAACTCATCTTGGGCTGGAAGAAATTCGATT GTTATGATGTTGATGACTATACTAATTTCTCTGAAAATCCCAATTCTACCAATGTGCCTCCTGCTGTTGCTGCAGGACTAAGCAATAATTCTACCCCAAAATCTACAAAGGAGATTAACAAGAACAAGAGTAATCAGACTTCAAGTGCATGTACATCTTATCCTCACCATACAACTCCCGTGAATTGCTTTAGAGTTCTCATCTTATTCTCTCTCATACTCTTTACATTGTCAGACTTTGCAGGCCAATTTTTAGCCCTTCATGTCTTATAG